The genomic interval GGTGCCAATAAAAGAAGGTGGAACCTCGGGGGTCTCTTGGGGTCCcacaggggattttggggtcccagggagGATTTGGGAGGTCCCAAGATGGAATTTGGGGTCTtaggggggaaatttgggggtcccagggtgggGAATTTTGGGCCCCAAAACCAACCTAGTCCCAACCCGAGGTGATTTTattgaagcagaaaaaaggagAGGGGTCCCCAttgccccccaaaaaaccccctgGGAAGAGGGAGGGACAAAAGGGGGGTTCAGCCTCCCCAAAACGAGGCTTGGACCCCCCGAAAAATGAGATTTGGACCCCAAAAAAAGGGTGAAAGGTCCCAAAAATGacaccaggacccccccaaatatGGTGTTGAGGGCGTGGCCTTGTCATGAGGGCGGGGCTTGGTCCGGAAGATGCTTTTGGAGGCGTGGCCTGGTCCCAGGGGCGGGGTTTACAACCGTTGTGGGCGTGGTCTGAAGCTGTTTGTGGGCGTGTCTCGGCGTGGCCCCGCCCCTCACTCCTCCTTCTTGTCCCGGGGTCCGTCGTGGGCGGCCTGGGGGGGGCAAAGGGGGGAATTgaggggaggttttgggggtcccgagGGGGTTTTAGGGTgcactgggggggatttgggggttgggaagggtttggggggctcCTGGAGAGGATATTGGGGGTCccgagggggttttggggtgcactGGGGGGGATCAGGGAATTTAGGGGGACCCACAgagggggtctggggggtcctggaggagattttggggggtccccaaagggatttggggaattcttggggggggattttgggggtcccctcAGGATATTTTTTTGGGGGTATTACTGGGGTCCGcaggggtattttggggtgaattttgtggtatttttgggggtgttttatGGTATTTTGAGGGGTATCTTGGGGTGTTTTGGGCAGTATTTTTAtggtatttttggggggttttggggttttttggagggTATTTTTGGGATATATTTTTTGAGGTATTTTGGGTTATTGTgaggtatttttggggtgtatttTGGGATCTTTTGAGGGATATTTTTGTGGCATTTTGGAGGCTATTTTTGGGGGTGGGTTGTGGTATTTTGGGGTGcattttgtggtatttttgggttgttttgggagtatttttggggtgttttatgGTATTTTTGGGAGTAttcattttgggggttttggggttttttggggtattttgggggtattttttcGGGAGTATTTTTGGTGTGTGTCATGGTATTTTTGGGGGtatttattttgggggtttctggggtattttggcatgttttgaggtattttgggggtattttttgggtgctttggggtattttggggatggtttttggggcattttgggagggggtttggggtgtttttttggggtgttttttggggtattttggggtggggtctgaggtattttttggggtggtttgggggtgttttggggtggggtctgaggtattttttggggtggtttgggggtgttttggggtggggtctGAGGTATTTTTTGCGGTggtttgggggtattttggggtggggtttgaggtattttttggggtattttggaggtgttttttggggcattttgggagggggtttggggtgtttttttggggtattttggggtggggtctgaggtattttttggggtggtttgggggtattttggggtggggtttgaggtattttttggggtggtttgtgGGTATTTTAGGGTGGGGTCTGAGgtattttttggggtggtttgggggtgttttggggtggggtctGAGgtattttttggggtattttgggggtgttttttggggcattttgggagggggtttggggtgtttttttggggtattttggggtggggtctgaggtattttttggggtggtttgggggtgttttggggtacCTGCAGCCTGGcgtgctcctccagcagccgATCGTACTCGCGGGTCAGGCCCTGGGCCTGGCGCCTCATGGCCTGCACCTCGCTCTCGGCCTTCTCCAGagctggggggattttgggggaaattttggggattttggggaatttttggaattttttctgACCCCCTCCAAACCCCTTctgacacccccaaatcctccagacccccccatttttggggagcTCAAGGTCACCTCAAATGCCCCCAAATTCTTCCTTAACCCCTCCCAGactcccccaaaattcccccaaaatccctctttAACTTTCtcagaccccccaaatcccctttaaatcccaaaaattcctcatCAACCATCCCAAACCACCCTAAATTCAcaaattttccccccaaaatccctctttAACTTTCTCAGACCTCCCAAAATTCTCCTTTAACCCCCTCAAAATTCCCCTTTAAGCCCTTCAGATCCCCCTAAAATTCCCCTTTAAActcctcaaaaatccccaaaattccactttaaccccccaaaaatccccaaatttccccccttACCCTTtttgctgagctccagctcctccttcagTGACTCCACCTTGGCCTTGAGGGTCTCGTTCTCGTCCCGGGTGGGGGACGGGGCCCCCCCAGACTCCTTCAGTTGCTGAGGGGCACAAAAAAGGGGGGGGAttcagggttttggggggatctgAGGGGTTAAATCAGGGGGTTGGGGTTTTATCCTgattttttaggggtttttgggggtttattccaatttttttaggtttttttgggagTTTATCCTGATTTTTTTGAGCGACTTATCCTATTTTTTGGGGGCagtttattctgattttttgggggcagtttattctgatttttttggttttagggGATCCCAGGTGTTTTTAGGTATCccaggtgtttttggggttgtttccaggtggtttttggggttgtttccaggtggtttttggggtggtttttggggttgtttccaggtgttttttggggttgttttcaggtggttttggggttgtttccaGGTGGTTTCTGGGGttgttttcaggtgttttttggggttgtttccaggtggtttttggggttgttttcaggtgttttttggggtgttttttggggttgttttcaggtggttttggggttgttttcagGTGGTTTTTGGCGTTGTTtccaggtggttttggggttattttcagGTGTTCTTTGGGGTTGTTTTcaggagttttttggggttgtttccaggtgtttttttggggttgtttccaggtgttttttggggttgtttccaGGTGTTTTTGGGCTTGTTTTCAGGTGGTTTGGGGGTTGTTtccaggtggttttggggttgtttccaggtggtttttggggttgttttcaggtggtttgggggttgtttccaggtggtttttggggttgttttcaggtgttttttggggttgtttccagatgttttttggggttgttttcaggtgttttttggggttgttttcaggtgttttttgggattgtttccaggtggtttttggggttgttttcaggtggtttttggggtgttttttggggttgtttccaggtggttttggggttgtttccaggtgttttttggggttgtttccaGGTGTTTTAGGGCAGCCTGTACCTTCCTGAGGGCGTCGTTGTCCTCCAGGTACTGCCGTGCGGCCTGGCTGGCGCCCTCGGCCTGCTTGCGGAACGCTTGGCTGGAggcacccagggcagcctgggccGAGATCAGCGTCACCAGGCGCCTCAGGAGGCTGAGTGGGACAAAAATGGGGGTGAGGGACCCCAAATTTGGCTTAGGGATCCCCCTGGGGTCACCCAGCGCCCCCCCTGAGCTCCTGGGGCCTGTTAGGCTGAGGCCTGGCTGGAGGCCTCGAGTGCGGCCTAGGCCGAGATCAGGGCCCAGAGGCGCCTCAGGAGTTGAAGGGACAAATTTGGGATGAAGGACCCCCCAAATTGGGGTCAAGGACCCCCAAATTGGGGTTAGAGACTCCCCTGGATCACCCAGAGCCCCCCCTGAGCT from Molothrus aeneus isolate 106 unplaced genomic scaffold, BPBGC_Maene_1.0 scaffold_30, whole genome shotgun sequence carries:
- the BCAP31 gene encoding B-cell receptor-associated protein 31; translation: MSLQWTAVATFLYAEVFLVLLLCVPFVSPARWQKIFRSRLVGLVVSYGNSFFIVLIVILVLLLLDALRETRRYNVGDKEALGTSPAALEHFHMKLFRAQRNLYLAGFALLLSFLLRRLVTLISAQAALGASSQAFRKQAEGASQAARQYLEDNDALRKQLKESGGAPSPTRDENETLKAKVESLKEELELSKKALEKAESEVQAMRRQAQGLTREYDRLLEEHARLQAAHDGPRDKKEE